A genomic segment from Peribacillus sp. ACCC06369 encodes:
- a CDS encoding acyl-CoA dehydrogenase family protein, whose protein sequence is MNFEHTQKVKNLEKKLTEFMEKYVYPNESVYQKQLEAQKSRWSEIPPILTELTAKAKEEGLWNLFLPDSGYGAGLTNLEYAPLCEIMGRSMIGPEIFNCNAPDTGNMEVLVRYGSDEHKERWLKPLLAGEIRSCFSMTEPEVASSDATNIECRIEKAGNEYVINGRKWWSSGAGDPRCKIAIVMGKTDPEASKHEQQSMILVPLDTPGVKIERMLPVFGYDHAPHGHAEINFENVRVPASNILWGEGKGFAIAQGRLGPGRIHHCMRLIGAAERALEELCKRIQNRVAFGKPLARQGVIMEWVADSRIEIEQARLLTLKAAYMMDTVGNKEAKAEIAMIKVVAPNMALKVLDRVIQGFGAAGISDDFPFAAHWANARTLRLADGPDEVHRSQVAKIELRKYQQKHEVKI, encoded by the coding sequence TTGAACTTTGAACATACTCAAAAGGTGAAAAATTTGGAAAAGAAGTTAACGGAATTCATGGAAAAGTACGTATATCCAAATGAATCCGTATACCAAAAGCAGCTCGAAGCACAGAAGAGCCGCTGGAGTGAAATACCACCGATTTTAACTGAATTAACGGCAAAAGCAAAAGAAGAAGGATTATGGAATTTATTTTTACCTGATAGCGGTTATGGGGCGGGTTTAACAAATCTAGAATATGCACCGCTTTGTGAAATCATGGGGAGGTCGATGATAGGACCTGAAATCTTCAACTGTAACGCACCGGACACGGGCAATATGGAAGTGTTGGTGAGATACGGTTCAGATGAACATAAAGAACGCTGGCTGAAACCGTTGCTTGCTGGGGAAATCCGCTCATGCTTCTCGATGACAGAACCGGAAGTGGCGTCTTCCGATGCGACCAATATCGAGTGCAGGATTGAAAAGGCAGGTAATGAGTATGTCATAAACGGCCGGAAATGGTGGTCGTCAGGAGCAGGCGATCCCCGATGCAAGATTGCCATCGTTATGGGTAAGACAGATCCTGAAGCGTCCAAGCATGAACAACAGTCAATGATTCTTGTACCGCTGGATACACCGGGTGTGAAAATCGAGAGAATGCTCCCAGTGTTTGGTTATGATCATGCTCCGCATGGCCATGCCGAAATCAATTTTGAAAATGTGAGGGTTCCGGCATCGAATATACTATGGGGTGAAGGCAAAGGGTTTGCGATTGCCCAGGGAAGACTCGGACCTGGAAGGATACATCACTGCATGAGGCTTATCGGCGCTGCTGAAAGAGCACTTGAAGAATTATGTAAGCGTATTCAAAATCGTGTCGCTTTTGGTAAACCTTTGGCGAGACAAGGTGTGATCATGGAATGGGTGGCCGATTCACGGATTGAAATCGAACAAGCAAGACTTCTGACTTTAAAAGCTGCCTATATGATGGATACAGTCGGGAACAAGGAAGCCAAGGCGGAGATAGCCATGATAAAAGTAGTGGCACCAAATATGGCATTGAAAGTGCTGGACAGGGTCATTCAAGGATTTGGAGCTGCAGGTATTTCCGATGATTTCCCTTTTGCTGCACATTGGGCAAATGCACGGACGTTAAGGCTTGCTGATGGCCCGGATGAAGTGCACCGCTCACAAGTGGCTAAAATAGAACTTCGAAAATACCAACAAAAGCATGAGGTGAAAATATGA
- a CDS encoding SDR family oxidoreductase, which produces MKVTDLFDLTGKTAIITGGGRGLGEQIATGFAEAGANVVLCSRKKEACDEVASQIEKLGVRALSFKCDITNPSDVQEVVNETYREFGTIDILVNNSGASWGAPAVDMPLEAWQKVMNVNVTGTFIMSQTVGRVMIEQGRGKIINIASVAGLGGTDPRVLDTVGYNTSKGAVITLTKDLAVKWGQHNINVNAIAPGFFPTKMTKGVLEQGKSPILDSTPLRRLGSDDDLKGAAVFLASKASDYVTGNILIVDGGSHAM; this is translated from the coding sequence ATGAAAGTTACCGACCTATTCGATCTGACTGGAAAGACGGCGATCATTACCGGTGGAGGGAGAGGATTGGGAGAACAAATAGCTACCGGCTTTGCTGAAGCAGGGGCTAATGTCGTTCTTTGTTCAAGGAAGAAGGAAGCATGCGACGAAGTTGCTTCGCAAATCGAAAAGCTTGGGGTCAGGGCGCTTTCCTTCAAGTGCGATATCACCAATCCGTCGGATGTACAGGAAGTTGTTAACGAAACTTACCGGGAATTCGGTACGATAGACATTTTAGTAAACAACAGCGGGGCATCCTGGGGGGCTCCGGCCGTCGACATGCCCCTTGAAGCCTGGCAGAAGGTGATGAATGTCAATGTAACCGGAACCTTTATCATGAGCCAGACTGTAGGCAGGGTCATGATTGAGCAGGGACGGGGGAAAATCATAAACATCGCTTCCGTCGCCGGATTAGGAGGGACTGACCCGAGGGTGCTCGATACGGTCGGATATAATACGAGTAAAGGGGCGGTCATTACTTTAACAAAGGATTTAGCCGTTAAGTGGGGTCAGCATAATATCAATGTTAATGCAATCGCACCAGGATTCTTTCCGACAAAAATGACGAAAGGGGTTCTCGAGCAAGGAAAGAGTCCTATCTTGGATTCCACTCCGCTAAGAAGGTTAGGGAGTGATGATGATTTAAAAGGGGCAGCGGTTTTCCTGGCATCAAAGGCATCTGATTACGTGACTGGAAATATCTTGATTGTTGATGGGGGTTCACATGCAATGTAA
- a CDS encoding long-chain fatty acid--CoA ligase, whose amino-acid sequence MKEKKWLSVYPDSISKEIKVPEFPMQRILQNACQAYPNNTAITFFGRKISYQELFHASQAFASALQKKGVQKGDRVAIMLPNCPQYVIAYYGSLTTGAIITQINPMLVERELQHILQDSGAETIVVLDGLYPKVKSVQQHANVKNIIAVSLRPSDADFQPDVSFDQFMKSGDGKINPVSFDPENDIAVLQYTGGTTGRSKGAMLTHRNILANVVQSYEFFKHELKLGAERTLSVIPLFHVFGMTSAMNLSVYIAGDSIMLPRFEIEEVLETIKREQPTTFPGVPTMYVALTNHPKAEEYGMGSIQVCNSGSAPMPVELLREFERKSGAKILEGYGLTEASPTTHCNPVFAERKPGSVGIGIPSTEYKVMDLGDGTKEVPTGEMGELVVKGPQVMKGYWNMPEETAVTLRDGWLYTGDIAKVDEEGYLYIVDRKKDLIIASGFNIYPRDVEEVLYEHPAVQEAVVVGVPDAYRGESVKAVLVLKNNKKASEREIIDYCRANLSAYKVPNFVEFREELPKTNVGKILRRALREELSRK is encoded by the coding sequence ATGAAAGAAAAAAAATGGCTGTCCGTTTATCCCGATTCAATTTCAAAGGAAATAAAAGTTCCTGAGTTTCCGATGCAAAGAATCCTTCAAAATGCATGTCAGGCCTATCCAAACAATACAGCTATTACTTTTTTTGGACGAAAGATATCTTATCAGGAACTTTTTCATGCATCGCAAGCCTTTGCTTCAGCCCTGCAAAAAAAAGGCGTCCAAAAAGGTGATCGTGTCGCCATCATGCTACCTAACTGTCCCCAATACGTCATTGCATACTATGGATCTTTGACGACAGGAGCAATTATCACCCAAATCAATCCAATGCTGGTTGAAAGGGAGTTGCAGCATATCTTACAGGACTCCGGTGCCGAAACGATCGTGGTTTTGGATGGATTATATCCGAAAGTGAAAAGTGTCCAGCAGCATGCAAATGTGAAAAATATTATCGCCGTAAGCCTGCGGCCATCAGATGCAGATTTCCAGCCTGATGTTTCATTTGACCAATTCATGAAGTCAGGGGACGGAAAAATCAATCCAGTATCATTCGATCCGGAAAATGATATCGCCGTTCTTCAGTATACAGGAGGAACGACTGGCCGTTCAAAAGGAGCTATGCTGACTCACAGAAATATTCTGGCTAACGTCGTTCAATCATATGAATTCTTCAAGCATGAATTAAAATTGGGAGCTGAAAGAACGTTGTCGGTCATCCCGCTTTTCCATGTTTTTGGAATGACGTCCGCAATGAACCTATCCGTTTATATTGCTGGTGACTCAATCATGCTGCCAAGGTTTGAGATAGAAGAAGTGCTTGAAACGATAAAGCGAGAACAGCCAACCACTTTTCCTGGTGTACCGACCATGTATGTAGCGTTGACGAATCATCCAAAGGCAGAAGAATATGGAATGGGATCAATTCAGGTCTGTAACAGCGGAAGTGCACCGATGCCTGTGGAACTGCTACGTGAGTTTGAACGAAAATCAGGTGCGAAGATATTGGAAGGCTACGGTCTTACGGAAGCTTCGCCAACAACGCATTGTAACCCGGTATTTGCTGAAAGGAAGCCTGGGAGCGTCGGGATTGGTATCCCTTCGACTGAATATAAAGTGATGGACCTAGGGGACGGGACAAAAGAAGTGCCCACTGGCGAAATGGGGGAATTGGTCGTCAAAGGACCTCAAGTGATGAAAGGTTACTGGAATATGCCTGAGGAAACTGCGGTCACTCTTAGGGATGGTTGGCTTTATACGGGGGATATCGCCAAAGTTGATGAAGAAGGGTACCTCTATATTGTCGACAGGAAAAAAGATTTGATCATCGCAAGTGGGTTTAATATATATCCGCGTGATGTGGAGGAAGTTCTCTATGAACATCCTGCTGTCCAGGAAGCGGTTGTCGTCGGGGTTCCGGATGCTTACCGAGGGGAGTCGGTTAAAGCGGTGCTTGTACTTAAAAATAATAAAAAGGCAAGTGAACGGGAAATCATTGATTACTGCCGTGCAAACCTATCGGCCTATAAAGTTCCGAATTTTGTTGAATTTCGTGAAGAGTTACCGAAAACAAATGTCGGAAAGATTTTAAGGCGAGCTTTAAGGGAAGAACTTTCCAGGAAATAA
- a CDS encoding TetR/AcrR family transcriptional regulator, translated as MKEKMTEHSIRLFEKKGFSETSISDIVESVGVTKGTFYYYFTSKEQLLMDIHLAYIDELLSEQEIIILDPGKSCKDKLFDMVYMLLKSIKTKKSSATVFFREMKNLSDEKLAQVLPKRDDFRNKIEQVLIEGIESGELRSNLDASIISFAILGVTNWSYHWFDPEGEKNEQEVAAIFMEMILHGIEA; from the coding sequence ATGAAAGAAAAAATGACAGAACATAGCATACGCTTATTTGAAAAGAAGGGCTTTAGTGAAACGTCGATTTCTGATATCGTCGAATCGGTCGGGGTGACGAAGGGAACGTTTTATTACTACTTTACGAGCAAAGAGCAGTTGCTTATGGATATTCATCTAGCATATATAGACGAGTTGCTTAGTGAGCAGGAAATAATCATTTTGGATCCTGGGAAAAGCTGTAAGGATAAGCTTTTCGATATGGTATATATGCTCTTAAAAAGCATCAAAACCAAAAAATCCAGCGCCACGGTCTTTTTCCGTGAAATGAAAAATCTAAGTGACGAAAAACTTGCACAAGTCCTTCCTAAGAGGGATGATTTCCGTAATAAAATCGAGCAAGTGCTGATAGAAGGCATCGAGAGCGGAGAACTACGTTCCAATCTCGATGCATCCATCATCTCTTTTGCTATTTTGGGTGTGACCAATTGGAGCTATCATTGGTTTGACCCAGAAGGTGAAAAAAACGAACAGGAAGTGGCAGCCATTTTTATGGAGATGATTCTGCATGGAATTGAAGCGTGA
- a CDS encoding 3-hydroxyacyl-CoA dehydrogenase family protein, with amino-acid sequence MTDKQIQSITVIGAGQMGHQIAMLAALGGYETILQDVQEKALNAAKEKLDVILTKWVQKGKLSEDRKLAAFSRLQYTTDLEKAASGADLIIEAVVEKLDVKQEVFAKLEQLAPTETIFATNSSTIVNSLLSGVTNRPDKFINMHFFFPPLIMDCVEIVMSDQTSEETAKLAMEVTEKMNRTGVLLRKEISGFVANRILGALQREALYLYEEGIVDYKDIDLICRKALGHPVGPFELMDLSGIDVGYFVMQQRYNETGNPEDKPNACIEEKVNKGHLGRKTGKGWYDYPNQGVKNR; translated from the coding sequence ATGACCGACAAGCAAATTCAATCAATAACCGTAATCGGGGCTGGGCAGATGGGGCATCAAATTGCGATGCTTGCTGCACTTGGAGGTTACGAAACGATTCTTCAGGATGTTCAGGAAAAAGCGTTGAATGCAGCCAAAGAAAAATTGGACGTCATTTTGACTAAATGGGTCCAAAAAGGAAAATTGTCTGAAGATCGAAAATTGGCGGCATTTAGCCGTCTTCAATATACTACCGATTTGGAGAAAGCGGCCAGTGGAGCTGATTTGATCATTGAAGCGGTTGTTGAAAAACTTGATGTGAAGCAGGAAGTTTTCGCTAAACTGGAGCAATTGGCACCAACAGAAACCATTTTTGCAACGAATAGTTCAACGATTGTCAATAGCCTGCTGTCAGGTGTGACGAATCGTCCGGATAAGTTCATTAATATGCATTTCTTCTTCCCGCCTCTAATAATGGATTGTGTTGAAATTGTAATGAGTGATCAAACTTCTGAAGAAACCGCTAAGCTTGCGATGGAAGTCACAGAGAAAATGAATAGGACAGGAGTTTTGTTGAGGAAAGAAATATCGGGATTTGTAGCCAATCGAATTTTGGGAGCGTTACAGCGTGAGGCCCTATATTTGTATGAAGAAGGAATTGTGGATTATAAGGATATCGATTTAATTTGCAGGAAAGCGTTAGGCCATCCCGTCGGTCCATTTGAACTGATGGATTTATCAGGTATTGATGTAGGATATTTTGTCATGCAGCAACGATACAATGAAACTGGAAATCCAGAAGACAAGCCAAATGCTTGTATAGAAGAAAAGGTTAACAAAGGACATTTAGGAAGGAAAACAGGAAAAGGTTGGTATGATTATCCAAATCAAGGAGTGAAGAATCGATGA
- a CDS encoding enoyl-CoA hydratase, which yields MTQLIRVEKENKLAIITIDNPPLNVISKQVFKELGEIFTELSKNSETVAVLLTGAGNIAFAAGADIKEFPNMMGNPNMKELVRESHAVLTKIDMFPKPTIAVLNGLTLGGGCELALSCDMRVAETQVQIGLPEVKLGLFPGAGGTQRLSRLVGNAKAKEIIFTGDPLDAKEAEKIGLVNKVVEQGCGLSEAKILASRMTRHSLQALSRIKKAINEGSEATLEQGLELETNLFEEIFQTEDVKEGVSAFLDKRKPAFVHR from the coding sequence ATGACACAGTTAATTAGAGTGGAAAAAGAAAATAAGCTTGCGATCATAACCATTGATAATCCTCCATTAAACGTAATCAGCAAACAGGTATTCAAAGAATTGGGAGAAATATTCACTGAACTTTCAAAGAATTCTGAAACTGTAGCAGTACTCTTAACGGGTGCAGGCAATATCGCATTTGCGGCTGGTGCTGATATAAAAGAATTCCCTAACATGATGGGAAACCCGAATATGAAAGAATTGGTAAGGGAAAGTCATGCCGTCTTAACCAAAATAGACATGTTCCCTAAACCTACGATAGCTGTATTAAATGGCCTGACTTTAGGCGGCGGATGCGAATTGGCTCTGTCCTGTGATATGCGTGTCGCTGAAACACAGGTGCAAATTGGGCTGCCGGAAGTGAAATTAGGCTTATTTCCTGGTGCTGGCGGTACACAGCGTTTGTCCAGACTTGTAGGGAACGCAAAAGCAAAGGAGATTATATTCACCGGTGATCCGCTTGATGCCAAAGAAGCGGAAAAGATCGGGCTTGTCAATAAAGTCGTCGAGCAAGGCTGCGGTTTATCGGAAGCGAAAATCTTGGCTTCAAGAATGACGAGGCACTCTTTACAAGCACTTTCAAGAATCAAGAAGGCGATTAATGAAGGAAGTGAGGCAACGCTTGAACAAGGACTAGAGCTAGAAACGAATCTTTTTGAAGAAATCTTCCAAACTGAAGATGTTAAAGAAGGGGTTTCCGCTTTTCTGGATAAGCGTAAACCTGCTTTTGTACATCGTTAA
- a CDS encoding acyl-CoA thioesterase has product MHEFEVNVRFSETDALGHINNTSYFIYLEEARMKFFEALGLATKVESWNFLLASTKCDFIAQGYFNQLLTIRSSLTKVGTKSCEMVHDILCSQTGEVIAKGSAVLVCFNFLNQNSEPIPEKIKEKLISHLVHN; this is encoded by the coding sequence ATGCATGAATTTGAAGTCAACGTCCGTTTTTCAGAAACGGATGCTTTGGGCCACATCAATAACACAAGCTATTTCATTTACCTCGAAGAAGCCCGCATGAAATTTTTTGAAGCCTTGGGGCTAGCGACGAAAGTCGAATCGTGGAATTTTTTGTTAGCCTCCACAAAATGCGACTTTATTGCTCAGGGATATTTCAATCAACTCTTGACCATTCGTTCATCTTTGACGAAGGTGGGGACGAAAAGCTGTGAAATGGTCCATGATATTCTCTGTTCACAAACTGGTGAAGTAATTGCCAAGGGGAGTGCAGTTTTAGTCTGTTTCAATTTTTTGAATCAAAATAGTGAACCTATTCCTGAAAAGATTAAAGAAAAGCTCATCTCACATCTTGTTCATAATTAG
- a CDS encoding phosphotransferase family protein, with protein MVDDTIPVRPGEELNVHSLEGFLRKNVLDLPNEPLELQQFSTGYSNLTYQLKMGEWEAVLRRPPLGPVAPKAHDMKREHHILASINPYFQAAPEPILFSDDESIAGAPFFLMERKHGIVIDNEFPKGIEPTPERCRQLSYVMVDRLADLHSIPHEKTGLVEISKPEGFIERQVNGWISRYERAKTDEIEEVRPLIEYLQQNIPKHSQTSIIHYDYKINNAMFNHDLTEMVGLFDWEMSTVGDPLADLGVALSYWTESGDPEPIKIGVGQASVTTLTGFLTRREFIETYAARSGRDVSNVDFYLTFGYFKLAVILQQIYYRYKKGQTNDPRFSNLGKTVKSLISHAANVAAKEV; from the coding sequence ATGGTTGACGATACGATTCCTGTTCGGCCTGGAGAGGAACTGAATGTTCATTCATTAGAAGGCTTCCTAAGAAAAAATGTTTTGGACCTTCCAAATGAACCGTTAGAATTGCAACAATTTTCCACAGGTTATTCAAATTTGACCTATCAGCTGAAAATGGGGGAGTGGGAGGCAGTCCTCAGAAGGCCGCCGCTTGGTCCTGTCGCTCCAAAGGCACATGATATGAAGCGTGAACATCATATTCTGGCCTCAATCAACCCATATTTTCAAGCCGCTCCCGAGCCAATTCTATTCTCGGATGATGAGTCTATTGCTGGGGCCCCTTTTTTCCTAATGGAAAGGAAACATGGAATTGTAATAGACAATGAGTTTCCCAAAGGAATCGAGCCTACTCCTGAAAGGTGCCGACAGCTTTCTTATGTCATGGTCGATCGGCTTGCTGACCTACACTCGATCCCACATGAGAAAACGGGTTTAGTGGAAATCTCCAAACCGGAGGGATTCATTGAAAGACAAGTAAACGGTTGGATTTCCCGTTATGAGAGAGCAAAGACAGATGAAATAGAAGAAGTGCGGCCGCTTATCGAATATTTGCAACAGAATATCCCGAAACATAGCCAGACTTCAATTATCCATTATGACTATAAGATCAATAATGCCATGTTTAACCATGACCTTACAGAGATGGTAGGTTTATTTGATTGGGAAATGTCCACCGTTGGTGATCCGTTAGCCGATCTAGGAGTTGCTTTAAGCTACTGGACGGAAAGCGGTGACCCGGAACCTATCAAAATCGGTGTGGGTCAAGCGTCCGTCACGACTTTAACTGGTTTCCTGACAAGAAGGGAATTTATCGAGACGTATGCAGCAAGAAGCGGCAGGGATGTTTCCAACGTCGATTTTTATTTAACCTTTGGTTACTTTAAGTTAGCTGTCATCCTTCAGCAAATCTATTACCGATATAAAAAAGGCCAGACTAATGACCCCCGTTTTTCCAATCTCGGAAAAACGGTTAAAAGCTTAATCAGCCATGCAGCAAATGTAGCTGCGAAGGAAGTTTAA
- a CDS encoding 2-phosphosulfolactate phosphatase translates to MEYVQNIHLLLKKEEIDGEKLQEGEKVAVVLDVLLATTTIISALHDGARQVIPVMDPIDALVKSQELGHGDTLVAGELKAKPVEDLMYPSPTLLSKLVHGKTLILSTTNGTVALRNSAAAKKVYIASLLNNPSVAEKIKKHHKTETIVIVCSGNSGEFSLEDFYGAGHLIDCLIAGSQDPFMLNDAAKAAIALYRTNSENALDILQSSYVGQLFDKHSLIADLELAAQKGSIDLVPELVDGRIEAELKRQET, encoded by the coding sequence ATGGAGTATGTACAAAACATTCATTTGTTATTAAAAAAAGAAGAGATAGATGGGGAAAAGCTTCAAGAAGGGGAAAAAGTTGCAGTCGTCCTGGATGTGTTATTAGCGACCACAACGATTATTTCAGCACTTCATGATGGAGCACGCCAGGTGATTCCTGTCATGGATCCAATTGATGCCTTAGTGAAAAGCCAGGAATTGGGCCATGGAGATACTCTAGTGGCAGGTGAACTTAAAGCAAAGCCGGTTGAAGATTTGATGTACCCAAGTCCGACGCTATTGAGTAAGTTGGTACACGGCAAAACACTAATACTGTCTACGACTAACGGAACGGTAGCGTTGAGAAATTCTGCCGCTGCCAAAAAGGTTTACATCGCTTCTTTGCTGAATAATCCGTCTGTTGCGGAAAAAATAAAAAAACATCATAAAACAGAAACGATCGTCATCGTTTGTTCGGGAAACTCAGGTGAATTCAGTCTGGAAGACTTTTATGGTGCAGGCCATTTGATAGATTGCCTGATTGCTGGATCACAAGATCCATTCATGCTCAACGATGCAGCAAAGGCTGCAATTGCGCTTTATCGCACGAATAGCGAAAATGCCCTTGATATCTTGCAATCATCATATGTCGGACAGCTGTTTGACAAACACAGCTTGATCGCCGATTTGGAATTGGCGGCCCAAAAAGGTTCGATAGATCTTGTTCCGGAGTTGGTGGATGGAAGAATCGAGGCGGAATTGAAAAGGCAGGAAACGTAG
- a CDS encoding SDR family oxidoreductase has product MRFSQSIAVVTGAGSGIGKATAMRLSDEGAKVLLVGRTKGKLEEAAAEINARHTIPMADIFPADVTVEEDVKELSMYVKEQYRDLHILINNAGGSKSSKLLDTSAADWDMIQHVNLKSVYLVSKYLGKVMEEGANSGNEGSINRAIVNVASLSGHQAGAFIPHYSSAKAGVISLTKSLALELAAVGIRVNSVSPGFIETPLTEDGLQNEKFVKSIQRNTALERVGKAEEISNVITFAASPEASYMTGTDILVDGGWLIK; this is encoded by the coding sequence ATGAGGTTTTCACAGTCAATAGCGGTGGTGACAGGTGCAGGTTCTGGTATTGGGAAAGCTACAGCGATGCGCTTATCGGACGAAGGGGCAAAAGTGTTGTTGGTAGGGCGGACGAAAGGAAAGCTGGAGGAAGCGGCAGCTGAAATCAATGCCAGGCACACGATTCCCATGGCCGATATTTTCCCTGCGGATGTAACCGTCGAGGAAGATGTAAAAGAGCTGTCCATGTATGTGAAGGAACAATATCGTGACCTTCACATCCTAATCAATAACGCAGGTGGATCAAAGTCCTCGAAGCTTTTGGATACATCTGCAGCTGATTGGGATATGATTCAACATGTCAATTTGAAAAGTGTCTATTTAGTTTCCAAATACTTAGGGAAAGTGATGGAAGAAGGAGCGAACAGTGGAAATGAAGGTTCTATCAACAGGGCAATCGTGAATGTGGCTTCACTGTCAGGACATCAGGCAGGGGCCTTCATCCCGCATTACAGCTCTGCTAAGGCAGGGGTCATCAGTTTAACGAAATCATTGGCACTAGAACTCGCTGCAGTCGGCATTCGGGTCAATTCCGTATCTCCGGGGTTTATTGAAACGCCATTAACGGAGGATGGATTGCAGAATGAAAAATTCGTAAAGTCCATTCAGAGGAACACGGCACTGGAAAGAGTGGGGAAAGCGGAGGAAATCAGTAATGTCATTACCTTTGCTGCTTCTCCGGAGGCTTCCTATATGACTGGGACAGATATATTGGTGGATGGCGGCTGGTTGATCAAATAG
- a CDS encoding enoyl-CoA hydratase, whose product MLKEHLLTEVIDNVLILTLNRPESLNAFSPDMIANLTRTIKDVKQTPHIRAVIIKGAGRSFTAGGDVKSMGKASAGQLYDHVGRMNECILALDASEVPVIAAVHGFAAGAGFNLALACDLIVASDDSQFAMSFSQVGLISDGGGSYFLPKLVGPHLAKQLFFSAEPISAERLYQLGVINYLYPLNQLEEETLKLAEKLSNGPTKAYGMMKKLVSHSFTATLDEILEQERITQTLMASTEDHLEGVAAFKEKRKPGFTGN is encoded by the coding sequence ATGTTAAAAGAACACTTGTTGACAGAAGTTATCGATAATGTATTGATCCTGACGTTGAATCGTCCTGAAAGCCTGAATGCATTTAGTCCTGATATGATTGCAAATTTAACGAGAACGATTAAGGATGTTAAACAAACGCCACATATAAGGGCTGTCATCATCAAAGGGGCGGGTCGGTCATTCACTGCAGGAGGAGACGTTAAGTCGATGGGGAAGGCATCTGCAGGTCAATTGTATGATCATGTTGGCAGAATGAACGAATGCATTTTGGCTCTCGATGCATCTGAGGTTCCCGTTATCGCTGCCGTCCATGGATTTGCGGCAGGGGCCGGTTTCAATTTGGCACTCGCTTGTGATTTGATAGTGGCTTCCGATGATAGTCAATTTGCCATGAGTTTTTCACAGGTAGGCCTGATTTCAGATGGAGGGGGTTCGTATTTTTTACCAAAGTTAGTAGGCCCCCACCTTGCAAAGCAGCTCTTCTTTTCAGCAGAGCCGATTTCTGCGGAACGCTTATACCAGTTAGGTGTAATTAATTATTTATATCCACTCAATCAACTTGAAGAAGAAACATTGAAACTAGCGGAAAAGCTTTCAAATGGTCCAACAAAAGCATATGGAATGATGAAAAAACTCGTTAGCCATTCATTTACGGCTACATTGGATGAAATACTCGAACAGGAGCGAATCACGCAAACCTTGATGGCTTCCACAGAAGATCATCTAGAGGGGGTGGCAGCATTCAAAGAGAAAAGAAAACCGGGATTTACGGGGAATTAA